A single genomic interval of Spirosoma linguale DSM 74 harbors:
- a CDS encoding efflux transporter, RND family, MFP subunit (TIGRFAM: efflux transporter, RND family, MFP subunit~PFAM: secretion protein HlyD family protein~KEGG: mxa:MXAN_6178 RND family efflux transporter MFP subunit), which yields MNTMTIYAVFRSGLHLALITGMGFLLSQCGNSSAEKSQMEEAPVEEDIRYEAIRVAASRPASELNLPGELESYYETDLYPRVSSYVKALHVDIGDQVKKGQVLAELEAPELTANLTEAYSKVKAAEAVYGASKGTFLRVLRTSRTLGAISPVDLDASRTKAISDSLAVVAANAHYNSVQQLVSYLKITAPFTGVITDRRLSPGAFVGPGGQNGVPMLKIKQLDRLRLRIAVPEAYLGDIRRGNPVQFTVRSFPRQTFTGRINRVANSVRPETRSELVEIDYQNKGGKLKPGMFASARLPVSATTEGSLYVPKTAIISTLDRTFVLKVVDGKAIRVTVQKGDESAGQTQVFGDLQPGDLILKTASDDLADRAAVKTQLVNQ from the coding sequence ATGAACACCATGACCATATATGCAGTCTTCCGATCAGGTTTGCACCTGGCACTTATTACGGGTATGGGCTTTCTGCTCAGCCAATGCGGCAATTCATCGGCCGAAAAAAGTCAGATGGAAGAAGCACCGGTCGAGGAGGATATCCGCTACGAAGCCATCCGGGTGGCGGCTTCCCGTCCGGCATCGGAACTGAACCTGCCGGGCGAACTGGAAAGCTATTACGAAACCGACCTCTATCCCCGCGTGAGCAGCTACGTCAAAGCGCTGCACGTCGATATTGGCGATCAGGTGAAAAAAGGACAGGTGCTGGCCGAACTGGAAGCGCCCGAACTAACCGCGAACCTGACCGAAGCCTATTCGAAAGTGAAAGCGGCCGAAGCCGTTTACGGAGCCAGCAAAGGGACTTTTCTGCGTGTCCTGCGCACCAGCCGGACGCTGGGGGCTATTTCGCCCGTTGATCTGGATGCCTCCCGCACCAAAGCCATTTCCGATAGTCTGGCCGTTGTAGCGGCCAATGCGCACTATAACTCGGTACAGCAACTGGTGAGTTATCTGAAAATAACGGCTCCGTTCACGGGCGTCATCACCGACCGTCGGCTGTCGCCGGGGGCGTTTGTGGGGCCGGGCGGGCAGAACGGCGTGCCCATGCTAAAAATCAAGCAACTCGACCGGCTGCGGTTGCGCATTGCCGTTCCAGAGGCCTATCTGGGCGATATTCGTCGGGGTAATCCGGTGCAGTTTACCGTCCGCAGCTTTCCCCGGCAAACGTTTACCGGGCGCATCAACCGCGTTGCCAACAGTGTTCGGCCCGAAACCCGCTCCGAGCTTGTCGAGATTGATTATCAGAACAAAGGCGGTAAACTCAAACCCGGTATGTTTGCCTCGGCCCGTTTGCCCGTCAGTGCTACAACGGAGGGCAGTTTATACGTACCCAAGACCGCCATTATCAGTACCCTGGACCGCACGTTTGTGTTGAAAGTGGTTGACGGGAAAGCTATTCGGGTAACGGTTCAGAAAGGCGACGAGTCGGCGGGGCAGACTCAGGTTTTCGGTGATCTGCAGCCGGGCGACCTTATTTTGAAAACGGCCAGCGATGATCTGGCCGACCGGGCCGCCGTTAAAACCCAGCTTGTGAACCAGTAG
- a CDS encoding two component transcriptional regulator, winged helix family (PFAM: response regulator receiver; transcriptional regulator domain protein~SMART: response regulator receiver~KEGG: sfu:Sfum_2007 two component transcriptional regulator, winged helix family), whose protein sequence is MKILLVEDEVSLASFIRKGVESEGYEIDLAYDGLVGQSLADNKTYDVIVLDVNLPHINGFELCRHIKREMPRQSVMLLTALDSLPDKESGFGAGADDYLVKPFEFRELMLRIKALARRNSDFSGLKTVLRVADLELDTEAHSVYRAGQRIDLTAREYALLEYLMVNQGRTVSRVDIAEKVWDLHFDTSTNVIEVYINYLRKKIDKDYSQKLVHTIIGMGYVLRG, encoded by the coding sequence ATGAAAATTTTACTCGTTGAAGACGAAGTAAGTCTGGCCTCGTTCATTCGTAAAGGCGTGGAGAGCGAAGGCTACGAAATAGATCTGGCTTATGATGGGCTGGTGGGCCAAAGCCTGGCCGACAACAAAACGTACGACGTCATTGTGCTGGATGTTAACCTGCCGCACATAAATGGGTTCGAGCTGTGTCGGCATATCAAACGGGAAATGCCCCGCCAGTCGGTTATGCTGCTGACGGCGCTGGACAGCCTGCCTGATAAAGAAAGTGGTTTCGGGGCGGGTGCCGATGATTATCTGGTAAAGCCGTTTGAATTCCGGGAACTGATGTTACGGATCAAAGCTCTGGCCCGGCGAAACAGTGATTTTAGCGGGTTGAAAACCGTACTGCGCGTGGCCGACCTGGAGCTTGATACCGAAGCTCATTCGGTTTATCGGGCCGGGCAGCGGATTGATCTGACCGCCCGCGAATATGCACTGCTCGAATACCTGATGGTCAACCAGGGCCGAACTGTTAGCCGGGTCGACATTGCCGAGAAAGTTTGGGATCTGCATTTCGATACGAGCACAAACGTGATTGAGGTGTATATCAATTACCTGCGCAAAAAAATCGACAAAGACTACAGCCAGAAACTAGTGCATACGATCATTGGGATGGGCTACGTCTTACGGGGCTAA
- a CDS encoding histidine kinase (PFAM: ATP-binding region ATPase domain protein; histidine kinase HAMP region domain protein; histidine kinase A domain protein~SMART: ATP-binding region ATPase domain protein; histidine kinase A domain protein; histidine kinase HAMP region domain protein~KEGG: gbm:Gbem_2673 heavy metal sensor signal transduction histidine kinase), whose product MQIKHKLILWFSSLVASILVIFSVYVYSTYASFRQRSIEDRLARKARVTEQLLTLRGSVAGSVITSMPEQVEFVYSPSDSLIYSSQQTNDFVAEPAFRSRVRRERLIRFQYESPGHLYPKDGVALTYAGVSPSPDGREYVAIATAYDQDGYQRQKELRDLFIVGNAVSIGLVLLMGYLFARQALKPLNNLIDQINTPAASSLTFRLRANNPQDEVGVLAKAFNELLTRQERLVDNQRSFIAQASHELRTPLTTIKGWLETSILYDADADSLKRGMAQAVKELDKLTALSNGLLQLARIDSVDAQLDRQPLELVEVVLDAADTFGKQHSGQSLSLQLSDGMLEQSRPAMIRGNAYLLRTALLNLLDNAAKYSDRQPVALCLEMDTEERARIRIEDRGIGLTPGEEDRVLLPLVRGSNVQAIDGFGIGLTLAHRIIALHQGKLRLRPRPGGGTITEVIVPLLSA is encoded by the coding sequence ATGCAGATCAAACACAAACTCATTCTTTGGTTTTCGTCGTTGGTAGCCAGTATTCTGGTTATTTTCTCGGTCTATGTGTACAGCACCTATGCCAGTTTCCGACAGCGTTCCATCGAAGACCGGCTAGCCCGAAAAGCCCGCGTTACAGAGCAACTGCTCACGCTCAGGGGATCGGTGGCGGGCAGCGTGATCACCTCCATGCCCGAGCAGGTTGAGTTTGTCTATTCCCCGTCCGACAGTTTAATTTATAGTAGCCAGCAGACCAACGATTTTGTGGCCGAACCCGCTTTCCGAAGTAGGGTTCGGCGGGAGCGGCTGATTCGGTTTCAATACGAAAGCCCCGGTCATTTGTACCCAAAAGATGGCGTCGCGCTGACCTACGCGGGCGTCTCGCCCTCGCCCGATGGCCGGGAGTATGTTGCCATTGCCACTGCCTACGACCAGGACGGCTATCAGCGACAAAAAGAGTTACGCGACCTGTTTATTGTTGGGAATGCGGTATCCATCGGACTGGTCCTTCTGATGGGGTATTTGTTTGCCCGTCAGGCCCTCAAACCACTGAACAACCTGATCGACCAGATCAACACGCCCGCAGCCAGCTCGCTGACTTTCCGGCTGCGGGCCAACAATCCACAGGATGAAGTAGGGGTACTGGCGAAGGCCTTCAATGAGCTGCTTACCCGGCAGGAGCGGCTGGTCGACAACCAACGTTCGTTTATTGCTCAGGCGTCGCACGAACTGCGCACACCCCTGACTACCATTAAAGGCTGGCTGGAAACGTCAATCCTCTACGATGCCGACGCCGATAGCCTCAAGCGAGGTATGGCCCAGGCGGTTAAAGAACTCGATAAACTTACCGCTCTGTCCAACGGGCTGTTGCAACTGGCCCGCATTGATAGTGTGGATGCCCAACTCGACCGGCAACCGCTCGAATTAGTCGAAGTCGTACTCGATGCGGCCGATACATTTGGCAAACAGCATAGCGGGCAATCGTTATCGTTGCAACTCAGTGACGGGATGCTCGAACAAAGCAGGCCCGCCATGATCCGGGGCAATGCGTATCTGCTTCGAACGGCGTTGCTGAATCTGCTGGATAATGCCGCCAAATATTCGGATAGACAGCCGGTGGCGCTTTGCCTGGAAATGGATACCGAAGAACGGGCGCGTATTCGAATCGAAGATCGGGGTATCGGCCTGACACCCGGCGAAGAAGACCGGGTGTTGCTGCCCCTGGTTCGCGGGTCTAACGTGCAGGCAATCGATGGTTTCGGCATAGGCTTAACGCTGGCCCATCGGATCATAGCCCTTCATCAGGGGAAGCTACGGCTGCGTCCCCGACCCGGAGGGGGAACGATCACGGAAGTAATCGTTCCCTTACTGTCAGCTTAA
- a CDS encoding acriflavin resistance protein (PFAM: acriflavin resistance protein~KEGG: mxa:MXAN_6177 AcrB/AcrD/AcrF family efflux transporter, inner membrane component) encodes MIKAALAKPITVIVALAGVILFAVLALLQIPVDIFPRLNLPTIYIAQPYGGMTPAQMEGFIATRYQNQLLYVSGIKSVEVKNIQGLCLVKCSFYEDVNMAQVSGEVANQVSRVMNYLPPGTVPPTVVRFDASSLPVGQLVFSSRRASLGEMQDLASTRIRPLFSQIPGASAPSPFGGNERTVVVKVDPERMRSYELTPDEIVQAVVKNNQISPAGSVQMGDYTIMTPSNTVLDKVSEFLNIPLRKGVGPTVFLRDVATVEDATDIMVGYALVNGKRSVYIPVTKSADASTMSVVSALRAKLPEMKALLPDDVQLSYEFDQSVYVTQAVHSLAVEGGLGAILTGLMVLLFLGDWRSSLIVILTIPVSILSAILLLNLTGQTINIMTLSGLALAIGILVDQATVVIENIHQHLEMGKPKARAILDACQEMSFPLLLITLCILAVFAPAFLMNGVPRGMFLPLSLSVGFSIIASYILSQVFVPVVANWWLKNHAHASPHAVSILPDLNQPSEVHQERYEEKHPEKVTGFERFKLGYLRVLDSLMGRRTLVISVYGLVCALLIGIGFTRIGQDMMPRQNHAHQFQVRIVGPQGLRIERTEELTKRVIKQISDIVGKKNVAISSAFVGMTPSSYGTSALYVFNAGPHEAVLQVNLSDEYTVESMDALKEQIRQRVSRKMPNVRLSFEPIDLTDKIMSQGAQTPIEILVGGKDLKEGQHYANRLLTHLREIPYLRDLRINQPLSYPTVSIQVDRERAAQLGLSIDEISKSLVAATSSSRFTAKNLWLDQSKGFAYQVQIQLEQDQMKSVADIQAIPLVKGQLRPTLGDVATITPTTVPGQYDRIGPRRIITVSANINQMDLGTATRDVQAAITATGQPPKGSVVELRGLALLLQETLGSLQFGLGLAIVVIFLLLAANYQSFKVASVVLVSIPAVLAGSLTLLLVTGQTLNLQSYMGIIMSVGVSVANALLLVTNAESLRLRYRDARAAARVAGAARLRPILMTALAMIAGMIPMASGLGESGEQTAPLGRAVIGGLFFSTIAALLILPVVFAAIQRKTDFDSPSLDPDDPTSTVFDGTPEALAERSESSLTY; translated from the coding sequence ATGATCAAAGCTGCTCTTGCTAAACCCATTACCGTAATCGTCGCGCTGGCGGGTGTTATTCTGTTTGCGGTGCTGGCACTGCTCCAGATTCCGGTCGATATTTTCCCCCGGCTCAACCTCCCGACAATCTACATTGCCCAGCCTTATGGCGGGATGACCCCCGCCCAGATGGAAGGCTTTATTGCCACCCGCTACCAGAATCAGCTGCTCTATGTGTCGGGTATCAAGTCGGTGGAGGTGAAAAATATTCAGGGGCTTTGCCTGGTGAAATGTTCGTTCTACGAAGATGTCAACATGGCGCAGGTATCGGGCGAAGTGGCCAACCAGGTGAGCCGGGTCATGAATTACCTGCCGCCCGGCACCGTGCCCCCTACGGTGGTACGCTTCGATGCGTCGAGCTTACCCGTAGGGCAGTTAGTGTTTAGCAGCCGTCGGGCGTCGCTGGGCGAAATGCAGGATTTAGCCTCTACGCGCATCCGGCCCCTGTTTTCCCAGATTCCGGGCGCGTCGGCCCCATCCCCGTTTGGCGGTAACGAACGAACCGTGGTGGTAAAAGTCGATCCAGAACGGATGCGCAGTTACGAGCTGACACCCGACGAAATTGTGCAGGCAGTGGTAAAAAACAACCAGATTTCGCCCGCCGGTAGCGTACAGATGGGCGACTACACCATCATGACGCCCAGCAACACGGTACTCGACAAGGTCAGTGAGTTCCTGAATATTCCGCTGCGCAAGGGCGTTGGACCAACGGTATTCCTGCGCGACGTAGCTACGGTGGAGGATGCCACCGATATCATGGTGGGTTATGCGCTGGTCAATGGAAAGCGGTCGGTGTACATTCCCGTTACCAAAAGTGCCGATGCGTCGACCATGAGCGTCGTCAGTGCGTTAAGAGCCAAACTCCCCGAGATGAAAGCGCTCCTGCCCGACGATGTGCAGCTTTCCTACGAGTTCGACCAGTCGGTGTATGTGACGCAGGCGGTGCATAGCCTGGCCGTTGAAGGCGGTTTGGGCGCCATTCTGACGGGCTTGATGGTGCTGCTTTTCCTGGGCGACTGGCGCAGTTCGCTCATTGTGATCCTGACAATTCCGGTGTCGATCCTGAGTGCGATTTTGCTGCTTAACCTGACTGGTCAAACCATCAATATCATGACCCTGTCGGGACTGGCACTGGCCATTGGTATTCTGGTCGATCAGGCCACGGTCGTAATTGAAAACATTCACCAGCATCTGGAAATGGGCAAGCCTAAAGCCCGCGCCATTCTGGATGCCTGTCAGGAAATGTCGTTTCCGCTGCTGCTCATCACCTTGTGTATTCTGGCCGTTTTTGCGCCCGCCTTCCTGATGAACGGCGTACCGCGCGGCATGTTTTTGCCCTTGTCGTTATCGGTGGGCTTCTCGATTATCGCTTCTTATATCCTGTCGCAGGTCTTTGTGCCTGTAGTGGCTAACTGGTGGCTTAAAAATCATGCGCATGCCAGTCCGCATGCAGTCAGTATTCTGCCCGATTTAAACCAGCCGTCGGAGGTTCATCAGGAACGTTACGAGGAAAAACACCCCGAAAAAGTGACGGGTTTTGAACGGTTCAAGCTGGGATATCTCCGGGTTTTGGATAGCCTGATGGGCCGTAGAACGCTGGTCATTAGTGTGTATGGACTGGTTTGTGCGCTATTGATCGGCATTGGGTTCACCCGAATTGGTCAGGATATGATGCCCCGGCAAAACCACGCCCACCAGTTTCAGGTGCGAATTGTTGGGCCGCAGGGCTTACGCATCGAACGGACGGAAGAGCTTACGAAGCGGGTAATCAAGCAGATAAGTGATATCGTCGGCAAAAAAAACGTGGCCATTTCCTCGGCCTTTGTGGGTATGACCCCCTCCAGCTATGGCACTAGTGCCCTGTATGTGTTCAATGCCGGTCCGCACGAAGCGGTATTGCAGGTCAATCTATCCGACGAATACACGGTCGAGTCTATGGACGCGCTGAAGGAGCAGATTCGCCAGCGGGTTAGCCGAAAAATGCCCAATGTTCGGCTCTCATTCGAACCCATCGACCTGACCGATAAGATCATGAGCCAGGGAGCACAAACGCCCATCGAAATTCTGGTCGGGGGTAAAGACCTCAAGGAAGGACAACACTACGCCAATCGGTTGTTGACCCATTTGCGCGAGATTCCGTATCTGCGTGACCTGCGGATCAATCAACCGCTGAGCTACCCGACGGTGTCGATTCAGGTAGACCGCGAACGGGCTGCTCAACTGGGGCTGAGTATCGACGAAATATCCAAGTCGCTGGTGGCGGCAACCTCGTCCAGCCGATTTACGGCCAAGAACCTGTGGCTCGATCAGTCGAAAGGATTTGCCTACCAGGTACAGATTCAACTGGAGCAGGATCAGATGAAGTCGGTTGCCGATATTCAGGCTATTCCTCTCGTGAAAGGGCAGTTGCGGCCCACGCTGGGCGATGTCGCGACTATTACGCCGACCACCGTGCCGGGTCAGTACGACCGCATCGGTCCCCGCCGGATTATTACCGTGTCGGCCAATATCAACCAGATGGATCTCGGTACAGCAACGCGCGATGTACAGGCGGCCATAACGGCGACCGGACAGCCGCCCAAAGGGTCGGTGGTTGAGTTGCGGGGACTGGCGCTACTGCTTCAGGAAACGCTGGGCAGCCTTCAGTTTGGACTGGGGCTGGCCATTGTGGTGATATTCCTGCTGCTGGCCGCCAACTACCAGTCGTTCAAAGTGGCCAGTGTTGTTCTGGTGAGTATTCCGGCCGTACTGGCGGGGTCGCTTACGCTGCTGCTCGTAACGGGTCAAACACTCAATCTGCAATCGTATATGGGTATCATCATGTCCGTAGGGGTGTCGGTAGCCAATGCGCTCCTGCTGGTCACCAATGCCGAATCGCTGCGGTTACGCTACCGTGATGCCAGGGCAGCCGCCCGCGTGGCCGGTGCGGCCCGCCTTCGACCCATTCTGATGACGGCCTTGGCGATGATTGCCGGGATGATTCCGATGGCGAGTGGGCTGGGTGAATCGGGCGAACAGACCGCTCCGCTGGGCCGCGCCGTAATTGGGGGCCTGTTCTTTTCAACCATTGCGGCCCTGTTGATTCTGCCCGTGGTTTTTGCCGCCATTCAGCGTAAAACGGACTTCGACTCGCCCTCGCTCGACCCGGATGACCCAACCAGCACCGTGTTCGATGGTACGCCCGAAGCCCTTGCCGAACGATCCGAGTCCAGTTTAACCTACTAA
- a CDS encoding outer membrane efflux protein (PFAM: outer membrane efflux protein~KEGG: mxa:MXAN_6176 outer membrane efflux protein): MLSGGKRKIWLLTTIASYWVGQCLAQSGTVSSAQITQLALPKALELARSSYPSLRGKQASIRAAEADAQSLNMALLPQAGVQAQTLNATSNQVRGAYVSNGGLLLPISGVRTDGFSNQAAWTSGVSMVVDWEAVTFGRRQARRSQARLAVEQAQADYEGELFTHQVRVCDAYLLALNAQKSVALQTANLGRAQELQRIIRASTEGGLRPGIDSSVANAEVARARLQVLESQQLAQQQVLRLTELIGLPNPSVQLDSMAFYDRFPQLPLVPGSNPSIHPQLRVFQKTIDLGRASETLLKASALPSVSVLGSLQGRGSGIGEQAQADGTFRIDPSLGAGLPLRSYNYIVGVTAIWRPTDLWRIKYALSAQRERIRASQQAYDQQALGIQAANQNAVLQLELAQARAEQAPLQLDAAKQAYIQSQARYESGLDNIQALTQTSALLNRAEVDQALVTNNVWRALLFRAATVGDLEPFLQQLSR, encoded by the coding sequence ATGCTTAGCGGAGGGAAACGAAAAATTTGGCTACTGACCACCATCGCCAGCTACTGGGTTGGCCAGTGTTTAGCTCAATCGGGTACGGTGTCCTCGGCCCAAATAACCCAGCTTGCACTGCCCAAAGCCCTGGAGCTGGCCCGGTCCAGTTACCCCAGTCTGCGCGGGAAACAGGCCAGCATCCGGGCCGCCGAAGCCGATGCCCAGAGCCTGAATATGGCGCTCCTGCCTCAGGCGGGTGTGCAGGCGCAAACGCTCAACGCAACATCCAATCAGGTGCGGGGTGCCTACGTTTCCAATGGCGGTCTGCTGCTGCCTATTTCGGGGGTGCGCACCGATGGGTTTAGCAATCAGGCCGCGTGGACCAGCGGGGTGTCGATGGTGGTCGACTGGGAGGCCGTCACCTTTGGTCGCCGACAGGCCCGGCGAAGTCAGGCCCGGTTAGCCGTCGAGCAGGCGCAGGCTGATTATGAAGGCGAGTTATTTACGCATCAGGTTCGGGTTTGCGACGCGTACCTGTTAGCCCTTAACGCTCAAAAGTCGGTTGCCCTGCAAACGGCCAATCTTGGCCGCGCTCAGGAACTCCAGCGAATTATCCGGGCCAGTACGGAAGGGGGGCTCCGGCCCGGAATTGACAGTTCCGTGGCCAACGCCGAAGTGGCCCGCGCCCGCCTGCAAGTGTTGGAGAGTCAGCAGTTGGCCCAGCAGCAGGTGCTCCGGCTGACGGAATTGATCGGGCTTCCCAATCCGTCCGTACAACTGGACTCGATGGCTTTTTATGACCGGTTTCCCCAATTACCCCTGGTGCCCGGCAGCAATCCGTCTATACATCCTCAACTACGTGTTTTTCAGAAAACGATTGATCTGGGGAGAGCCAGTGAAACGCTCCTGAAAGCGTCGGCATTACCGTCCGTTTCGGTGCTGGGATCGCTTCAGGGGCGGGGCTCCGGTATCGGCGAGCAGGCACAGGCCGACGGCACCTTCCGAATCGACCCGTCGCTGGGTGCGGGCTTACCATTACGGTCCTACAATTACATCGTTGGAGTAACAGCCATCTGGCGACCCACCGATCTGTGGCGCATCAAATACGCCCTGTCGGCCCAGCGCGAGCGAATCAGAGCCAGTCAGCAAGCTTACGATCAGCAGGCGCTGGGTATTCAGGCCGCCAACCAGAATGCCGTTTTACAGCTGGAACTGGCCCAGGCAAGGGCCGAGCAGGCACCCCTTCAACTCGATGCCGCTAAACAGGCGTATATCCAGTCGCAGGCCCGCTATGAATCCGGTCTCGACAATATCCAGGCCTTGACCCAAACGAGTGCGCTTTTGAATCGGGCGGAGGTCGATCAGGCGCTGGTCACGAACAATGTATGGCGTGCCCTGCTCTTTCGGGCGGCTACGGTCGGCGATTTAGAGCCTTTCCTCCAACAACTTTCCCGCTAA
- a CDS encoding Cl- channel voltage-gated family protein (PFAM: Cl- channel voltage-gated family protein~KEGG: abu:Abu_1774 voltage-gated chloride channel family protein), with translation MRINDEVILFFSVLKWLFIASLIGCVVGVVASGFILSLHYIIEQSNQYQHIFYWLPVSFFVANLLSQFVLKRHLGTDALIDAINKNYGKLEGSFIPTKVVNVVLILATGGSAGKESPCAQIGAGIGSVCANLFRVDDIDRRKMVLCGFCAGFACVFGAPMAGALFGIEVLAVGVIVYDVLLPAFVASVTAYQVSSVLGVTFFYYPLTFIPAFGQGFFIQLLAGGIFFGLCAYALVRAIQQSTQATNAIPLWRPLKGLLGGIILVGLTLLFSRDYLGLGLNLMEDCIKGIHVSGYAFLLKALFTIITLSISRSGSVITPVLFIGATAGSFFSQLVGADQSTFAAIGFVSLLAGTTNTPIATSMLAIELFGASVAPYAAVSCVLSYLMSGHQSLYASQRLIIPKSGAIAISPGDAIGSLSADRKPTDIRLSNWLRRLKSFFNNLAKSGNHLKGE, from the coding sequence ATGCGGATAAACGACGAAGTTATCTTGTTTTTTTCGGTCTTAAAGTGGCTATTCATTGCCAGTTTAATTGGCTGTGTAGTGGGCGTTGTCGCGTCGGGATTTATTCTTTCGCTTCACTACATCATTGAACAGAGTAATCAGTACCAGCATATATTTTACTGGCTACCCGTCAGTTTTTTCGTGGCGAATCTGCTGAGTCAGTTTGTTCTGAAGAGACATCTGGGAACCGACGCCCTGATTGACGCTATTAATAAAAATTATGGTAAGCTGGAGGGTAGCTTCATTCCTACGAAAGTCGTCAATGTCGTACTTATTCTCGCTACCGGAGGCTCGGCGGGTAAAGAAAGTCCATGTGCCCAGATTGGGGCAGGCATCGGCAGCGTATGCGCCAATCTGTTCCGGGTCGATGACATCGACCGTCGGAAAATGGTCCTTTGCGGTTTTTGTGCCGGGTTTGCCTGTGTTTTTGGGGCTCCCATGGCTGGTGCCCTGTTTGGGATTGAGGTACTGGCCGTTGGGGTAATCGTTTACGATGTGTTGTTGCCCGCTTTTGTTGCCTCCGTAACGGCTTATCAGGTCTCTTCGGTACTTGGTGTCACTTTCTTCTATTATCCGCTGACGTTTATCCCGGCCTTTGGTCAGGGCTTTTTTATACAGCTGCTGGCAGGCGGAATTTTCTTTGGTTTGTGTGCTTATGCTCTGGTTCGGGCCATTCAGCAAAGCACACAGGCTACGAACGCGATTCCGCTCTGGCGTCCCTTAAAAGGTTTGTTGGGCGGGATAATCCTGGTTGGCTTAACGCTTTTGTTTTCGAGGGACTATCTGGGGTTGGGCCTGAATTTGATGGAGGATTGTATCAAAGGCATTCATGTGAGTGGGTACGCGTTTCTGTTGAAAGCTCTATTTACAATCATCACACTCAGCATCAGCCGGAGCGGCAGTGTCATTACGCCGGTGCTGTTCATCGGCGCAACGGCGGGGAGCTTCTTCTCTCAACTGGTTGGGGCCGATCAATCCACGTTTGCGGCTATCGGGTTTGTGAGCTTGTTGGCCGGAACAACCAATACGCCTATTGCAACAAGTATGTTGGCAATCGAACTGTTTGGCGCATCGGTAGCACCTTATGCCGCCGTATCCTGCGTACTCAGTTACCTGATGTCGGGGCACCAAAGTTTGTATGCATCCCAGCGGTTAATCATCCCTAAGTCAGGGGCCATTGCCATCAGCCCAGGCGATGCAATCGGAAGCCTGTCTGCGGACAGAAAACCAACCGATATTCGACTTTCGAACTGGTTACGGCGGCTAAAGTCGTTCTTTAACAACCTGGCTAAGTCAGGAAATCACCTGAAAGGCGAGTAA